One genomic segment of Rubripirellula amarantea includes these proteins:
- a CDS encoding nuclear transport factor 2 family protein: MQPDEESLSPRELIYRAFLFRWIKNGWESRSSVCVSDYFHPECVVTGMAPVVLEGVDQVQAAYQSLHARVEHCHAETSFMLIRDESFSLVMELQGVHRDTGKDVVIEVGVHGRLKDDLVFQCHNVVDYTSMYAKLGILDATKLQDELG; the protein is encoded by the coding sequence ATGCAACCCGATGAAGAGTCTTTAAGTCCGAGGGAGCTCATTTACCGCGCGTTCCTGTTCCGATGGATCAAGAACGGTTGGGAATCTCGATCATCGGTTTGCGTTTCAGATTACTTTCACCCCGAATGTGTCGTTACGGGCATGGCCCCGGTTGTCTTGGAAGGTGTGGATCAAGTTCAAGCCGCCTATCAGTCTCTGCACGCTCGCGTTGAACATTGCCACGCCGAGACAAGCTTCATGTTGATCCGCGATGAATCGTTTTCGCTGGTGATGGAACTGCAAGGCGTCCACCGCGACACTGGCAAAGACGTTGTGATTGAAGTGGGTGTTCACGGACGGCTCAAAGACGATCTTGTCTTTCAGTGCCACAACGTTGTGGACTATACGAGTATGTACGCAAAACTCGGCATCCTCGATGCTACGAAACTGCAAGACGAACTGGGTTGA
- a CDS encoding RluA family pseudouridine synthase — protein MNDGYSYSIQIPSRARGQSVLSFLADRFDHSTAVQWRERIEQGEVTVNENVARVDTECRPGDRLVWNRPGWIEADVPLRYSIEFEDDRLLVVDKPSGLPTLPGGGFLDHTLLNLVRKDFPSASPLHRLGRCTSGLVMMALDSMTATTLSNDWPNVLKQYSALASGVAAEDIYDIQTPIGPVDHPRLGKVHAANDSGKPSRSVARVVERYESTTLFEVDLHTGRPHQIRIHLASIGHRLVGDPLYDTGGIPRAINPGLPGDGGYFLRAQSLTFTHPISGSVVTVAAGREGWQEHG, from the coding sequence TTGAACGACGGATACAGCTACTCAATCCAAATTCCTTCCCGTGCCCGAGGCCAATCGGTCCTCTCGTTCTTAGCCGACCGTTTTGATCATTCGACGGCCGTCCAGTGGCGAGAACGAATTGAGCAAGGTGAGGTAACGGTCAACGAAAACGTTGCTCGGGTTGATACAGAGTGTCGACCCGGCGACCGGTTGGTGTGGAACCGTCCGGGGTGGATCGAGGCGGATGTACCGCTTCGCTATTCCATCGAGTTTGAAGACGATCGTTTGCTGGTCGTCGACAAACCCAGTGGCCTTCCGACGCTACCCGGCGGTGGGTTCCTTGATCACACGTTGTTGAATCTCGTGCGAAAGGATTTTCCTAGTGCCAGTCCCTTGCATCGACTCGGACGCTGCACGTCGGGTCTCGTGATGATGGCTCTTGATTCCATGACTGCAACAACGCTTTCGAACGACTGGCCGAACGTGCTAAAGCAATACTCGGCCTTGGCCAGTGGCGTTGCAGCCGAGGACATCTACGACATCCAGACTCCGATTGGTCCCGTCGATCATCCGCGACTCGGCAAGGTCCACGCCGCGAACGATTCCGGCAAGCCATCGCGTAGCGTCGCCCGCGTCGTTGAACGCTACGAGTCAACAACTCTGTTTGAGGTTGACCTTCACACCGGTCGTCCTCATCAAATTCGAATTCATCTCGCCTCCATCGGCCATCGGTTGGTCGGCGATCCGCTATACGACACCGGTGGAATCCCTCGAGCCATCAATCCCGGCTTGCCGGGAGACGGCGGGTATTTCTTACGCGCGCAATCCTTGACGTTCACTCACCCCATCAGTGGATCGGTCGTGACGGTTGCCGCTGGACGAGAGGGTTGGCAGGAACATGGATGA